A section of the Callospermophilus lateralis isolate mCalLat2 chromosome 14, mCalLat2.hap1, whole genome shotgun sequence genome encodes:
- the Six2 gene encoding homeobox protein SIX2 isoform X1, with protein MSMLPTFGFTQEQVACVCEVLQQGGNIERLGRFLWSLPACEHLHKNESVLKAKAVVAFHRGNFRELYKILESHQFSPHNHAKLQQLWLKAHYIEAEKLRGRPLGAVGKYRVRRKFPLPRSIWDGEETSYCFKEKSRSVLREWYAHNPYPSPREKRELAEATGLTTTQVSNWFKNRRQRDRAAEAKERYEENSENSNSNSHNPLASSLNGSGKSVLGSSEDEKTPSGTPDHSSSSPALLLSPPPPPGLPSLHSLGHPPGPSAVPVPVPGGGGADPLQHHHGLQDSILNPMSANLVDLGS; from the exons ATGTCCATGCTGCCCACCTTTGGCTTCACGCAGGAGCAAGTGGCGTGCGTGTGCGAGGTGCTGCAGCAGGGCGGCAACATTGAGCGGCTGGGCCGCTTCCTGTGGTCGCTGCCCGCCTGCGAGCACCTCCACAAGAATGAAAGcgtgctcaaggccaaggccgtgGTGGCCTTCCACCGCGGCAACTTCCGCGAGCTCTACAAGATCCTGGAGAGCCACCAGTTCTCGCCACACAACCACGCCAAGCTACAGCAGCTATGGCTCAAGGCCCACTACATCGAGGCGGAGAAGCTGCGTGGCCGGCCCTTGGGCGCTGTGGGCAAATACCGCGTGCGACGCAAGTTCCCGCTGCCGCGCTCCATCTGGGACGGCGAGGAGACCAGCTACTGCTTCAAGGAAAAGAGTCGCAGCGTGTTGCGAGAGTGGTACGCTCACAACCCCTACCCGTCACCCCGGGAGAAGCGCGAGCTGGCGGAGGCCACAGGCCTCACCACCACGCAGGTCAGCAACTGGTTCAAGAACCGGCGGCAGCGCGACCGGGCCGCCGAGGCCAAGGAAAGGTACGA GGAGAACAGCGAGAACTCCAATTCCAACAGCCACAACCCACTGGCTTCTTCTCTCAATGGAAGCGGCAAGTCGGTGCTAGGCAGCTCCGAAGACGAGAAGACGCCGTCGGGGACGCCGGACCACTCGTCGTCCAGCCCCGCGCTGCTACTCAGTCCGCCGCCACCACCCGGGCTGCCGTCCCTGCACAGTCTGGGCCACCCTCCCGGACCCAGCGCAGTGCCGGTGCCTGTGCCGGGCGGAGGCGGGGCGGACCCACTGCAGCAtcaccacggcctccaggactccaTCCTCAACCCCATGTCGGCCAACCTCGTGGACCTGGGCTCCTAG
- the Six2 gene encoding homeobox protein SIX2 isoform X2, giving the protein MSMLPTFGFTQEQVACVCEVLQQGGNIERLGRFLWSLPACEHLHKNESVLKAKAVVAFHRGNFRELYKILESHQFSPHNHAKLQQLWLKAHYIEAEKLRGRPLGAVGKYRVRRKFPLPRSIWDGEETSYCFKEKSRSVLREWYAHNPYPSPREKRELAEATGLTTTQVSNWFKNRRQRDRAAEAKERENSENSNSNSHNPLASSLNGSGKSVLGSSEDEKTPSGTPDHSSSSPALLLSPPPPPGLPSLHSLGHPPGPSAVPVPVPGGGGADPLQHHHGLQDSILNPMSANLVDLGS; this is encoded by the exons ATGTCCATGCTGCCCACCTTTGGCTTCACGCAGGAGCAAGTGGCGTGCGTGTGCGAGGTGCTGCAGCAGGGCGGCAACATTGAGCGGCTGGGCCGCTTCCTGTGGTCGCTGCCCGCCTGCGAGCACCTCCACAAGAATGAAAGcgtgctcaaggccaaggccgtgGTGGCCTTCCACCGCGGCAACTTCCGCGAGCTCTACAAGATCCTGGAGAGCCACCAGTTCTCGCCACACAACCACGCCAAGCTACAGCAGCTATGGCTCAAGGCCCACTACATCGAGGCGGAGAAGCTGCGTGGCCGGCCCTTGGGCGCTGTGGGCAAATACCGCGTGCGACGCAAGTTCCCGCTGCCGCGCTCCATCTGGGACGGCGAGGAGACCAGCTACTGCTTCAAGGAAAAGAGTCGCAGCGTGTTGCGAGAGTGGTACGCTCACAACCCCTACCCGTCACCCCGGGAGAAGCGCGAGCTGGCGGAGGCCACAGGCCTCACCACCACGCAGGTCAGCAACTGGTTCAAGAACCGGCGGCAGCGCGACCGGGCCGCCGAGGCCAAGGAAAG GGAGAACAGCGAGAACTCCAATTCCAACAGCCACAACCCACTGGCTTCTTCTCTCAATGGAAGCGGCAAGTCGGTGCTAGGCAGCTCCGAAGACGAGAAGACGCCGTCGGGGACGCCGGACCACTCGTCGTCCAGCCCCGCGCTGCTACTCAGTCCGCCGCCACCACCCGGGCTGCCGTCCCTGCACAGTCTGGGCCACCCTCCCGGACCCAGCGCAGTGCCGGTGCCTGTGCCGGGCGGAGGCGGGGCGGACCCACTGCAGCAtcaccacggcctccaggactccaTCCTCAACCCCATGTCGGCCAACCTCGTGGACCTGGGCTCCTAG